One Macadamia integrifolia cultivar HAES 741 unplaced genomic scaffold, SCU_Mint_v3 scaffold641, whole genome shotgun sequence DNA window includes the following coding sequences:
- the LOC122069552 gene encoding uncharacterized protein LOC122069552: MTRMLEKFKRLGPLEFMGIGSNPLQPPTWIKEMEMIFELLDIIDLQKVACATFILRGEVAYWWNSTHRTLEEGPQLLTWAKFIGAFLDQYFPIDLRQKKECELLQLKQGSNPLSEYVQKFQELSIFAPHVMDIDECKARQFERGLSPHIQASIIILKLPTYKDVLEWDRMFSGCGTGPPPIEDRSHGKRPQAPSDARFTPSLKQQRSRDDQQASMVVCPKCGKSHRGQRLLGVNVCFRCGLYGHMARDCMNQGNQGGQQCQSSQFYQPR, from the coding sequence ATGACTAGAATGTTGGAGAAGTTCAAAAGGTTAGGACCCTTGGAGTTTATGGGCATTGGATCAAATCCCCTTCAGCCTCCGACTTGGATAAAGGAAATGGAGATGATATTTGAGCTACTTGATATCATAGACCTACAGAAGGTGGCTTGTGCTACTTTTATATTGAGGGGTGAGGTAGCATATTGGTGGAATTCTACCCACCGTACTCTTGAGGAAGGTCCACAACTATTGACTTGGGCTAAATTCATAGGTGCCTTTTTGGACCAGTACTTTCCAATTGATTTGCGACAGAAGAAGGAATGTGAGCTTCTTCAATTGAAGCAGGGTTCTAACCCATTATCTGAGTATGTTCAAAAATTTCAGGAGCTTTCGATATTTGCTCCTCATGTCATGGATATAGATGAATGTAAGGCTCGACAGTTTGAGAGGGGGTTAAGTCCCCACATCCAGGCTAGCATTATCATTTTGAAATTGCCTACCTACAAAGATGTGCTCGAATGGGATAGGATGTTTTCTGGGTGTGGTACAGGACCACCTCCTATTGAGGATAGAAGTCATGGGAAACGTCCACAAGCTCCATCTGATGCTCGATTTACTCCTTCCCTAAAACAACAGAGATCTAGAGATGACCAACAAGCTTCTATGGTTGTTTGTCCCAAGTGTGGGAAGTCACACCGAGGTCAGCGCTTACTTGGGGTTAATGTTTGTTTTAGATGTGGATTGTATGGGCATATGGCTAGAGATTGCATGAATCAGGGCAATCAGGGTGGACAGCAGTGCCAGTCCAGCCAGTTCTACCAACCACGCTAG
- the LOC122069554 gene encoding protein TERMINAL FLOWER 1-like has product MARTLEPLIVGRVIGDVLDSFSPVGNMTVTYNNKQVCNGHELFPSTVTCRPRVEVHGGDMRSFFTLVMTDPDVPGPSDPYLREHLHWIVTDIPGTTDATFGREMVSYEIPRPNIGIHRFVFVLFKQKRRNTVSPPTSRDHFNTRSFAAMNDLGLPVAAVFFNAQRETAARRR; this is encoded by the exons ATGGCAAGAACATTAGAGCCTCTTATAGTTGGAAGAGTGATTGGAGATGTCCTCGACTCCTTCTCTCCAGTAGGGAATATGACAGTGACTTACAACAACAAGCAAGTCTGCAACGGCCATGAGCTCTTCCCCTCCACGGTTACCTGTAGGCCGAGGGTTGAGGTTCATGGAGGAGACATGAGATCCTTCTTCACACTG GTGATGACAGACCCAGATGTCCCTGGCCCTAGTGATCCATATTTGAGGGAGCACCTGCACTG GATAGTGACAGACATTCCCGGCACCACAGATGCTACATTTG GAAGGGAGATGGTGAGTTATGAGATCCCAAGGCCTAATATAGGGATCCACAGGTTTGTGTTTGTGCTGTTCAAGCAGAAGAGGAGGAATACAGTGAGCCCACCAACATCAAGGGATCACTTCAACACTCGAAGCTTTGCTGCTATGAACGATCTTGGGCTTCCTGTAGCTGCGGTCTTCTTCAATGCGCAGAGGGAAACAGCTGCAAGAAGACGTTAG